The following are encoded together in the Pseudomonas sediminis genome:
- the rmf gene encoding ribosome modulation factor codes for MADEATPQWSLESLTKAYQQGYMAGLTGQPGTRQPYPDEIPAAAWEAGWDDGFEQMRLQQHSA; via the coding sequence ATGGCCGATGAAGCCACGCCGCAATGGAGCCTGGAGAGCCTGACCAAGGCCTACCAGCAAGGTTATATGGCCGGCCTTACTGGCCAGCCCGGAACGCGCCAGCCCTACCCGGACGAAATCCCCGCAGCAGCGTGGGAAGCCGGCTGGGACGACGGCTTCGAGCAGATGCGCCTGCAGCAGCACAGCGCCTGA
- a CDS encoding TIGR00153 family protein, whose translation MPINPFVSLFGRSPIGPMQQHIAKAHECAANLVPFFEAVMAEDWAKVEQVQQEMFRLEHEADKLKKSVRLHLPKSLFLPVPRSDLLELLSVQDKVANRAKDIAGLMLGRQMVIPASLQPKMIAYVRRTVDASAQALKAMNELDELLEAGFGGREATLVESMVVELEDIERDTDRMQVEVRRALFALEKDLPPVDVMFLYKIIDWIGDVADRAERVGNRLEQLLAR comes from the coding sequence ATGCCTATCAATCCCTTTGTCAGCCTGTTCGGCCGTTCACCCATCGGCCCCATGCAACAGCATATCGCCAAGGCCCACGAGTGCGCGGCGAACCTTGTTCCCTTCTTCGAGGCCGTGATGGCCGAGGACTGGGCCAAGGTAGAACAGGTGCAACAGGAGATGTTCCGGCTGGAGCACGAGGCCGACAAGCTGAAGAAGAGCGTTCGCCTGCATCTGCCCAAGAGCCTGTTCCTGCCCGTGCCGCGTTCGGACCTGCTTGAGCTGCTGAGTGTACAGGACAAAGTCGCCAACCGTGCCAAGGACATCGCCGGCCTGATGCTTGGCCGGCAGATGGTCATACCGGCCAGCCTGCAGCCGAAGATGATCGCCTATGTACGACGCACCGTGGACGCCAGCGCCCAGGCGCTGAAAGCCATGAACGAACTGGACGAGCTGTTGGAGGCCGGCTTTGGTGGCCGCGAGGCAACCCTGGTGGAATCGATGGTGGTGGAACTGGAGGACATCGAGCGTGATACCGACCGCATGCAGGTCGAGGTGCGTCGCGCGCTGTTCGCCCTGGAAAAGGATCTCCCCCCGGTCGATGTGATGTTTCTCTACAAGATCATCGACTGGATCGGCGATGTCGCCGATCGTGCCGAGCGTGTCGGCAACCGACTGGAACAACTGCTGGCGCGCTAA
- a CDS encoding inorganic triphosphatase → MVKETEIKLRASRATLAALREHPLLKKRNKSGWQRGELFNQYYDTPNRDLASAKVALRLRRDGEQFIQTLKSRGQSVAGLSERNEWDWYLSKAKLDLKKLDDSCWPASLAELDKKTLQPLFTTDFVREKAEIAWGRGKAKVVIEAALDLGKVFAGEGEEEICELELELRQGEPAALLELACELAAELPLMPCDISKAERGYRLFDAGSYNLSLPAPQLTAEMSLDDAFAALAWHLLGASQRLAEQYRWNGHWSLLQQWLEQLVDLRALLASLGQAAPRASSRELREALDALLDDWRPRLAAGQDDDSMRRNAPALFAAELDGCRWGLLSLKLSHWLLQRSWTAERNNRGNRQGNAALGNWLPTLLGEEGTALQLRRYQQQPEDLAEQMPRLERLLVWLRLARGVLEAPEVDRLYGELNKLYELAQQALDDEQRQLRATQTQIVSSLKGWKALVK, encoded by the coding sequence ATGGTCAAAGAAACCGAAATCAAACTGCGCGCCAGCCGCGCCACCCTGGCCGCCCTGCGCGAGCACCCGCTGCTGAAGAAACGCAACAAGAGCGGCTGGCAGCGCGGCGAGCTGTTCAATCAGTACTACGATACGCCGAACCGTGACCTGGCCAGCGCCAAGGTTGCCCTGCGCCTGCGCCGTGATGGCGAGCAGTTCATTCAGACGCTGAAGAGCCGCGGCCAGAGCGTTGCCGGCCTGTCCGAGCGCAACGAGTGGGACTGGTACCTGAGCAAGGCCAAGCTCGATCTGAAAAAGCTCGACGACAGCTGCTGGCCGGCCAGCCTGGCCGAGCTGGACAAGAAAACCCTGCAGCCGCTGTTCACCACCGACTTCGTCCGCGAGAAGGCCGAGATCGCCTGGGGCCGCGGCAAGGCCAAGGTGGTCATCGAGGCCGCGCTGGACCTGGGCAAGGTGTTCGCCGGCGAGGGCGAAGAAGAGATTTGCGAGCTGGAGCTGGAACTGCGCCAGGGCGAGCCTGCAGCCCTGCTGGAGCTGGCCTGCGAGCTGGCCGCCGAGCTGCCGCTGATGCCTTGTGACATCAGCAAAGCCGAGCGTGGCTATCGCCTGTTCGATGCTGGCAGTTACAACCTGAGCCTGCCGGCTCCCCAGCTGACGGCCGAGATGAGCCTGGACGACGCTTTCGCGGCGCTGGCCTGGCATCTGCTCGGCGCCAGCCAGCGCCTGGCCGAGCAATATCGCTGGAACGGCCATTGGAGCCTGCTGCAGCAATGGCTGGAGCAACTGGTCGACCTGCGCGCCCTGCTCGCCAGCCTCGGCCAGGCAGCCCCGCGTGCCAGCTCGCGCGAATTGCGTGAAGCACTCGATGCGCTGCTCGACGATTGGCGCCCACGTCTGGCGGCGGGTCAGGACGACGACAGCATGCGGCGTAATGCCCCAGCGCTGTTCGCCGCCGAGCTCGATGGCTGCCGCTGGGGCCTGCTGTCGCTGAAACTGTCGCACTGGCTGCTGCAACGCAGCTGGACCGCCGAACGCAATAACCGTGGCAACCGCCAGGGCAATGCCGCGCTGGGCAACTGGCTGCCGACCCTGTTGGGCGAAGAAGGCACCGCCCTGCAGCTGCGCCGCTACCAGCAGCAGCCGGAAGACCTGGCCGAGCAGATGCCGCGCCTTGAGCGCCTGCTGGTCTGGCTGCGCCTGGCCCGTGGCGTGCTGGAAGCCCCCGAGGTCGACCGCCTGTATGGCGAGCTGAACAAGCTCTACGAACTGGCGCAGCAGGCGCTGGACGACGAGCAGCGCCAATTGCGCGCAACTCAGACGCAGATCGTGAGCAGCCTCAAGGGGTGGAAGGCGCTGGTGAAATAG
- the gshA gene encoding glutamate--cysteine ligase → MSDLLSRRLAQLGEPANLSLLGECLHGIERECLRVDRDGQLALTPHPQALGSALTHAQITTDYSESLLEFITGTANDPAATLAELEDIHRFAYDKLDDELLWSPSMPCPLPDEETIPIARYGSSNIGRLKYVYRKGLALRYGKTMQCIAGIHYNFSLPEGLWQLQQQSEGNEQSARDYQSARYIALIRNFRRYSWLLMYLFGASPALGKGFMRGRPHQLQELDAGTLYLPYATSLRMSDLGYQSSAQSGLTPCYNDLASYTDSLRLAVGTPYPAYVEAGTKRGDEWLQLNTNILQIENEYYSSIRPKRVTYSGERPIQALMSRGVQYVEVRCLDINPFLPLGIDVTQARFIDAFLLFCALEDSPLLENGECSSCTSNFLKVVKEGRRPGLHLQKGSQQVELKVWASELLERILPLAELLDRSQDGNAHVEALAQQQAKVADVEMTPSAQVLAILRQGKSFTEFALQQSLRHAEYFRAQPLSPQQQQAFEQAAHDSLAAQAELEAQPTGDFDAFVAAYQASILALAV, encoded by the coding sequence TTGAGCGACCTTCTCTCCCGCCGCCTGGCCCAGCTCGGCGAGCCGGCCAACCTGTCCCTGCTGGGCGAGTGTCTGCATGGCATCGAGCGCGAGTGCCTGCGCGTCGACCGCGACGGCCAGCTGGCCCTGACTCCGCACCCGCAGGCACTAGGCTCGGCGCTGACCCATGCGCAGATCACCACCGACTATTCCGAGTCGCTGCTGGAGTTCATCACCGGCACCGCCAACGATCCGGCCGCCACCCTCGCCGAACTGGAAGACATCCACCGTTTCGCCTACGACAAGCTCGATGACGAACTGCTGTGGAGCCCGTCGATGCCCTGCCCTCTGCCGGACGAAGAGACGATTCCCATCGCTCGCTACGGCAGCTCCAACATCGGCCGCCTCAAGTACGTCTACCGCAAGGGCCTGGCACTGCGTTACGGCAAGACCATGCAGTGCATCGCCGGCATTCACTACAACTTCTCCCTGCCCGAGGGGCTGTGGCAGCTGCAACAGCAGAGCGAAGGCAACGAACAGAGTGCGCGTGACTATCAGTCGGCCCGCTATATCGCCCTGATCCGCAACTTCCGTCGCTACAGCTGGCTGCTGATGTACCTGTTCGGTGCCTCACCGGCGCTGGGCAAAGGCTTCATGCGTGGCCGCCCGCACCAGCTTCAGGAACTGGACGCAGGCACCCTGTACCTGCCCTACGCCACCAGCCTGCGCATGAGCGACCTAGGCTACCAGAGCAGCGCACAGTCTGGCCTGACCCCCTGCTACAACGATCTGGCCAGCTACACCGACAGCCTGCGCCTGGCGGTGGGCACGCCCTACCCGGCCTATGTCGAGGCAGGAACCAAGCGCGGCGACGAATGGCTGCAGCTGAACACCAACATCCTGCAGATCGAGAACGAGTACTACTCGAGCATCCGCCCGAAACGCGTCACCTACAGCGGCGAGCGACCGATCCAGGCGCTGATGAGCCGTGGCGTGCAATACGTGGAAGTACGCTGCCTCGACATCAACCCCTTCCTGCCGCTGGGCATCGACGTGACGCAGGCGCGCTTCATCGACGCGTTCCTGCTGTTCTGTGCGCTGGAAGACAGCCCGCTGCTGGAGAACGGCGAGTGCAGCAGTTGCACCAGCAACTTCCTCAAGGTGGTCAAGGAGGGGCGGCGTCCCGGCCTGCACCTGCAGAAAGGTAGCCAGCAGGTAGAACTCAAAGTCTGGGCCAGCGAACTGCTTGAGCGCATCCTGCCGTTGGCCGAACTGCTCGATCGCAGCCAGGACGGCAATGCGCACGTCGAGGCCCTGGCGCAGCAGCAAGCCAAGGTCGCGGATGTGGAAATGACGCCGTCGGCACAGGTACTGGCGATTCTGCGTCAGGGCAAGAGCTTTACCGAGTTCGCCCTGCAGCAGAGCCTGCGTCACGCCGAGTACTTCCGCGCTCAGCCGCTCAGCCCACAGCAGCAGCAGGCTTTCGAACAGGCCGCGCACGACTCGCTGGCCGCGCAGGCGGAGCTGGAAGCGCAGCCCACAGGCGATTTCGACGCCTTCGTCGCGGCCTATCAGGCGAGCATCCTGGCGCTGGCCGTTTAG
- a CDS encoding ABC transporter permease subunit, translating to MKRFSFSSIMLWAGLAFIYLPMVILVIYSFNASRLVTVWGGWSVKWYVGLLDNTQLMNSVMRSLEIACYTAIAAVALGTLAAFVLTRITHFKGRTLFGGLVTAPLVMPEVITGLSLLLLFVLMAQLIGWPMQRGMTTIWIAHTTFCSAYVAVVVSSRLRELDMSIEEAAMDLGARPWKVFFLITVPMIAPSLAAGAMMSFALSLDDLVLASFVSGPGSTTLPMEIFSAVRLGVKPEINAVASLILLAVSFATFLAWFFAHRAEEKRKKAMQQAMDETANPSWQQVIDSRRNPGSN from the coding sequence ATGAAGCGTTTCAGTTTCTCCAGCATCATGCTCTGGGCGGGGCTGGCATTCATCTACCTGCCCATGGTCATCCTGGTCATCTACTCGTTCAACGCCTCGCGGCTGGTAACGGTGTGGGGCGGCTGGTCGGTGAAGTGGTACGTCGGCCTGCTGGACAACACCCAGCTGATGAACTCGGTGATGCGCTCGCTGGAAATCGCCTGCTACACCGCCATCGCGGCGGTGGCGCTGGGCACCCTGGCGGCCTTCGTGCTGACCCGCATCACCCACTTCAAGGGACGCACGCTGTTCGGTGGCCTGGTTACCGCGCCGCTGGTGATGCCGGAAGTGATCACCGGTCTGTCGCTGCTGCTGCTGTTCGTGCTGATGGCACAACTGATCGGCTGGCCGATGCAGCGCGGCATGACCACCATCTGGATCGCCCACACCACCTTCTGCTCGGCCTATGTGGCGGTGGTGGTGTCATCGCGTCTGCGTGAGCTGGACATGTCCATCGAAGAGGCGGCCATGGATCTGGGAGCGCGGCCGTGGAAGGTGTTCTTCCTGATCACCGTGCCGATGATCGCACCGTCGCTGGCAGCGGGCGCGATGATGTCCTTCGCCCTGTCGCTGGACGACCTGGTGCTGGCCAGCTTCGTCTCCGGTCCGGGTTCGACCACCCTGCCGATGGAGATTTTCTCCGCCGTGCGCCTGGGGGTTAAGCCGGAGATCAACGCGGTGGCCAGCCTGATCCTGCTGGCGGTGTCGTTCGCCACCTTCCTGGCTTGGTTCTTCGCCCATCGCGCCGAGGAAAAACGCAAGAAGGCCATGCAGCAGGCCATGGACGAGACCGCCAATCCGTCCTGGCAGCAGGTCATCGACAGCCGTCGCAACCCTGGCAGCAACTGA
- the argE gene encoding acetylornithine deacetylase, which translates to MPLPSFREQFAALIAAPSVSCTQPNWDQSNAPVIELLAAWLGDLGFTCETQQIAPGKFNLLASYGSGPGGLVLAGHSDTVPFDAALWQTDPLKLSEVGDRWVGLGSCDMKGFFALAIEAVRPLLDQPFQQPLLILATCDEESSMAGARALAEAGRPLGRAAVIGEPTGLKPIRLHKGVMMERIDILGRSGHSSDPSLGHSALEAMQDVMGELRGLRAQWQREFNNPQFGVPQPTLNLGCIHGGDNPNRICGQCALEFDLRPLPGMDPEQLRETIRGKLLPLALKHQVRIDYGPLFPEVPPFEQRADAELVRLAERLTGHGAQAVAFGTEAPYLQRLGCETLVLGPGDIDCAHQPGEHLELARIEPTVAILRQLIQHYCLTRSDDVQRR; encoded by the coding sequence ATGCCCTTGCCGTCCTTCCGAGAGCAGTTCGCCGCGCTGATCGCAGCGCCCTCGGTGAGCTGCACCCAGCCCAACTGGGACCAGAGCAACGCGCCTGTCATCGAGCTGCTTGCCGCCTGGCTCGGTGACCTGGGCTTCACCTGCGAAACTCAGCAGATCGCCCCCGGCAAATTCAACCTGCTCGCCAGCTATGGCAGTGGCCCAGGTGGTCTTGTGCTGGCTGGGCATAGCGATACTGTGCCCTTCGATGCGGCCCTGTGGCAGACCGATCCGCTCAAGCTGAGCGAAGTGGGCGACCGCTGGGTGGGGCTAGGCAGTTGCGACATGAAAGGTTTTTTTGCCCTGGCCATCGAAGCCGTGCGGCCGCTGCTTGATCAGCCTTTCCAGCAACCTTTGCTGATCCTTGCTACTTGTGATGAAGAAAGCTCCATGGCTGGCGCCCGCGCCCTGGCCGAGGCCGGGCGGCCGCTTGGCCGTGCGGCGGTGATCGGCGAGCCGACCGGCCTCAAACCCATCCGCCTGCACAAGGGCGTGATGATGGAGCGTATCGATATTCTCGGGCGCAGCGGTCACAGCTCCGACCCGAGTCTCGGGCATAGCGCGTTGGAGGCCATGCAGGACGTGATGGGTGAGCTGCGTGGCCTGCGTGCGCAGTGGCAGCGCGAATTCAACAACCCGCAATTCGGCGTGCCACAGCCGACGCTCAACCTCGGTTGTATCCACGGCGGCGACAATCCCAATCGCATCTGCGGGCAATGTGCGCTGGAGTTCGACCTGCGTCCGCTGCCGGGCATGGATCCTGAGCAACTGCGCGAGACCATTCGCGGCAAGCTGCTGCCGCTGGCGCTCAAGCATCAGGTACGCATCGACTATGGTCCGCTGTTCCCCGAAGTGCCGCCATTCGAGCAGCGTGCCGATGCCGAGCTGGTACGTCTGGCCGAGCGGCTGACCGGGCACGGCGCGCAGGCGGTGGCATTCGGCACCGAAGCGCCTTATCTTCAGCGCCTTGGCTGCGAGACGCTGGTGCTCGGCCCCGGCGATATCGACTGTGCGCACCAGCCCGGGGAACACCTGGAGCTGGCCCGTATCGAACCAACTGTGGCGATACTGCGCCAACTGATCCAACACTATTGCCTGACCCGGAGTGACGACGTGCAGCGACGATGA
- the argA gene encoding amino-acid N-acetyltransferase produces MHDYVNWLRHASPYINAHRDCTFVVMLPGEGVAHPNFANIVHDLVLLHSLGVRLVLVHGSRPQIEARLAARGLTPHYHRDLRITDAPTLECVIDAVGQLRIAIEARLSMDMAASPMQGSRLRLTSGNFVTARPIGVVDGVDYHHTGEVRRIDRKGINRQLDERSIVLLSPLGYSPTGEIFNLACEDVATRAAVDLGADKLLLFGAEDGLLDENGKLVRELRPQQVPAHLARLGSNYQGELLDAAAEACRGGVKRSHIVSYATDGALLSELFTRTGNGTLVAQEQFESLREATIEDVGGLIELISPLEEQGILVRRSREVLEREIEQFSIVEREGLIIACAALYPIADSDCGELACLAVNPDYRHGGRGDELLERIEARARAQGIKTLFVLTTRTAHWFRERGFEPSSVERMPTARASLYNYQRNSKVFEKAL; encoded by the coding sequence ATGCACGACTACGTCAACTGGTTACGCCACGCATCTCCCTATATCAACGCCCATCGCGACTGCACCTTCGTGGTCATGTTGCCGGGCGAGGGTGTTGCCCATCCGAATTTCGCCAATATCGTCCACGACCTGGTGTTGCTGCACAGCCTCGGCGTGCGCCTGGTGCTGGTGCATGGCTCGCGCCCGCAGATCGAGGCGCGCCTCGCTGCCCGTGGCCTGACCCCGCATTACCATCGCGACCTGCGCATCACCGACGCACCGACCTTGGAATGCGTGATCGATGCCGTCGGCCAGCTGCGCATCGCCATCGAGGCGCGTCTGTCTATGGACATGGCCGCTTCACCGATGCAGGGCTCGCGCTTGCGCCTGACCAGCGGCAACTTCGTCACCGCGCGGCCGATCGGTGTGGTCGATGGCGTCGACTACCACCACACCGGCGAAGTACGGCGCATCGACCGCAAGGGCATCAATCGTCAGCTCGACGAACGCAGCATCGTGCTGCTGTCGCCGCTGGGCTATTCGCCCACCGGGGAAATCTTCAATCTAGCCTGCGAGGACGTCGCCACCCGCGCCGCGGTCGACCTGGGCGCGGACAAGCTGCTGCTGTTCGGCGCCGAGGATGGCCTGCTCGACGAAAACGGCAAGCTGGTGCGCGAACTGCGTCCGCAGCAGGTGCCGGCGCATCTGGCGCGCCTGGGCAGCAACTATCAGGGCGAGCTACTCGATGCCGCCGCCGAAGCCTGTCGGGGCGGCGTGAAGCGTAGCCATATCGTCAGCTATGCCACCGATGGTGCGCTGCTCAGCGAGCTGTTCACCCGCACCGGCAACGGCACCCTGGTGGCCCAGGAGCAGTTCGAGTCCCTGCGCGAGGCGACCATCGAGGATGTCGGTGGTCTGATCGAGCTGATCAGCCCGCTGGAAGAACAGGGGATTCTGGTGCGCCGTTCGCGCGAGGTGCTGGAGCGCGAGATCGAGCAGTTCAGTATCGTCGAGCGCGAAGGCCTGATCATCGCCTGCGCGGCGCTTTATCCCATCGCCGATTCCGACTGTGGCGAGCTGGCCTGCCTGGCGGTCAATCCCGATTACCGCCATGGCGGCCGTGGCGACGAGTTGCTGGAACGCATCGAGGCCAGGGCGAGGGCGCAGGGCATCAAGACGCTGTTCGTGCTCACCACCCGCACCGCCCACTGGTTCCGCGAGCGCGGCTTCGAGCCGAGCAGCGTCGAGCGCATGCCCACCGCGCGAGCATCGCTGTACAACTACCAGCGCAATTCGAAGGTGTTCGAGAAGGCGTTGTAG
- a CDS encoding ABC transporter permease subunit, producing MPSGRHAVIGIPFLWLFLFFLLPFVIVLKISFAEADVAIPPYTEIYEWADNKLTLLLNFGNYIFLTEDALYLSAYLGSLKVAFFSTLLCLVIGYPMAYAIARAPKSQQTVLLLLIMMPTWTAILIRVYAWMGILGNNGLLNSLLMGIGLIDTPLQILNTNTAVYIGVVYSYLPFMILPLYANLVKHDLSLLEAASDLGSSNFNNFWRITVPLSKNGIIAGSMLVFIPVVGEFVIPELLGGPETLMIGKVLWQEFFNNRDWPVASALAVVMLAILIVPIILFNRNQAKELEGRP from the coding sequence CTGCCCAGTGGGCGGCATGCCGTGATCGGCATACCCTTCCTCTGGCTGTTCCTGTTCTTCCTGCTGCCGTTCGTCATCGTGCTGAAGATCAGCTTCGCCGAAGCCGACGTGGCCATTCCGCCCTACACGGAAATCTACGAGTGGGCGGACAACAAGCTGACCCTGCTGCTGAATTTCGGCAACTACATCTTCCTCACCGAGGATGCGCTGTACCTGTCGGCTTATCTGGGTTCGCTGAAGGTGGCGTTCTTCAGCACCCTGCTGTGCCTGGTGATCGGCTACCCGATGGCCTATGCCATCGCCCGTGCGCCGAAGTCGCAGCAAACCGTGCTGTTGCTGCTGATCATGATGCCGACCTGGACCGCGATCCTGATCCGCGTCTATGCCTGGATGGGCATTCTCGGCAACAACGGCCTGCTTAACAGCCTGCTGATGGGCATCGGTCTGATCGATACGCCGCTGCAGATCCTCAATACCAACACCGCGGTGTACATCGGCGTGGTCTATTCCTACCTGCCGTTCATGATCCTGCCGCTTTACGCCAACCTGGTGAAGCATGATCTGAGCCTGCTGGAAGCTGCCTCCGACCTGGGCTCGAGCAACTTCAACAACTTCTGGCGGATCACCGTGCCGCTGTCGAAGAACGGCATCATCGCCGGCTCCATGCTGGTGTTCATTCCGGTGGTGGGTGAGTTCGTCATCCCCGAACTGCTCGGCGGGCCGGAGACCCTGATGATCGGCAAGGTGCTGTGGCAGGAGTTCTTCAACAACCGCGACTGGCCGGTGGCTTCCGCCCTGGCGGTGGTGATGCTGGCGATCCTGATCGTGCCCATCATCCTGTTCAACCGTAACCAGGCTAAAGAGCTGGAGGGCCGGCCATGA
- a CDS encoding inorganic phosphate transporter: MSLIADYGLVLLVLACLFGFFMAWGVGANDVANAMGTSVGSRALTIKQAIIIAMVFEFAGAYLAGGEVTETIKNGIVDANLISPNLMVLGMMSALLAAGTWLLVASMRGWPVSTTHTIVGAVIGFAAVGVSVDAVHWSGVGPIVASWVVTPMLAGTISFCLFVSVQKLIIDTDNPFMNAKRYVPLYMFITGFMISLMTMTKGLKHVGLNLSSTEGFLLSIGIGVLVMLIGIALLSRIHVDAEADKAFHFSSVEKVFAILMIFTACSMAFAHGSNDVANAVGPLAAIVGVIQSGGDLAAGDKSLVPGWILLLGALGIVVGLATYGYKVIATIGKEITELTPSRGFAAELAAATTVVSASGLGLPVSTTHTLVGAILGVGLARGIGALNLGMIGKIFLSWIITLPAGAILSIIFFFILRALFGGV; encoded by the coding sequence ATGTCTCTGATTGCGGACTACGGGCTGGTTCTGCTCGTTCTTGCCTGCCTTTTCGGTTTTTTCATGGCCTGGGGTGTTGGAGCCAACGATGTAGCCAATGCTATGGGTACATCCGTTGGCTCGCGTGCATTGACCATCAAGCAGGCGATCATCATCGCCATGGTCTTCGAGTTCGCCGGTGCCTACCTGGCCGGCGGCGAGGTGACCGAAACCATCAAGAACGGCATCGTCGATGCCAATCTGATCAGCCCCAACCTCATGGTGTTGGGCATGATGTCGGCGCTGTTAGCGGCAGGCACCTGGCTGCTGGTGGCGTCGATGCGCGGCTGGCCGGTGTCCACCACCCACACCATCGTCGGTGCGGTGATCGGTTTCGCCGCAGTCGGTGTATCGGTTGATGCCGTGCATTGGAGCGGCGTTGGCCCCATCGTCGCCAGCTGGGTCGTCACGCCGATGCTGGCCGGGACCATCTCCTTCTGCCTCTTCGTCAGCGTGCAGAAGCTGATCATCGATACCGACAATCCGTTCATGAACGCCAAGCGTTATGTGCCGCTGTACATGTTCATCACCGGCTTCATGATTTCGCTGATGACCATGACCAAGGGTCTCAAGCATGTCGGCCTGAACCTCTCCAGCACCGAAGGCTTCCTGCTCTCGATCGGTATCGGCGTGCTGGTCATGCTGATCGGTATCGCGCTGCTCAGCCGCATTCATGTCGACGCCGAAGCTGACAAGGCTTTCCACTTCTCCAGCGTGGAGAAGGTGTTCGCCATCCTGATGATCTTCACCGCCTGCTCCATGGCTTTCGCTCATGGCTCCAACGATGTGGCCAATGCCGTTGGCCCGCTGGCGGCCATCGTCGGTGTGATCCAGAGTGGCGGTGACCTGGCCGCCGGCGACAAGTCGCTGGTACCGGGCTGGATTCTGCTGCTGGGCGCGCTGGGCATCGTGGTCGGCCTGGCGACCTACGGCTACAAGGTAATCGCCACCATCGGCAAGGAAATCACCGAGCTGACCCCCAGCCGCGGCTTCGCCGCCGAACTGGCTGCCGCCACCACCGTGGTCAGTGCCTCGGGTCTCGGCCTGCCGGTATCAACCACCCACACCCTGGTCGGTGCCATTCTGGGCGTCGGCCTGGCGCGCGGCATCGGTGCGCTGAACCTGGGCATGATCGGCAAGATCTTCCTGTCCTGGATCATCACCCTGCCGGCCGGTGCGATCCTGTCGATCATCTTCTTCTTCATCCTGCGCGCGCTGTTCGGCGGGGTCTGA
- a CDS encoding PaaI family thioesterase — translation MSTSDNVGASSAFSRLLGLEILQVGGGEARVRLTLTDELRNLHGKLHGGALFSLIDTAMGQASHSLGDGGPSSVTLECKINYIRPVSEGSVLCHAKVLHAGRRTQVVEAEVLQGDKLVAKAQGTFACV, via the coding sequence ATGAGTACGAGCGATAACGTCGGCGCCAGCAGCGCCTTTTCCCGCCTGCTCGGCCTGGAGATCCTCCAGGTCGGCGGTGGCGAGGCGCGCGTGCGCCTGACCCTCACCGACGAGCTGCGCAACCTGCACGGCAAGCTGCACGGCGGCGCGCTGTTCTCGCTGATCGACACCGCCATGGGCCAGGCCAGCCACAGCCTCGGCGATGGCGGCCCGAGCAGCGTGACCCTGGAGTGCAAGATCAACTACATCCGCCCGGTATCCGAGGGCAGCGTGCTGTGCCACGCCAAGGTGCTGCACGCCGGTCGCCGCACCCAGGTGGTGGAGGCCGAAGTGCTGCAGGGCGACAAGCTGGTCGCCAAGGCACAAGGCACCTTCGCCTGCGTGTAA